CAGAACCTTTAAAAAGCCCTTATACGGGAAAATATTGCCTTTTCAATCTTCTATAAGCTAAAAAGATTAAAAAACCGAAAAGTGCTCCAAAGAAATATCCCGTAAGAATATCACCCGGATAGTGCAATCCTAAATAAATTCGGCTGTAAGCAAATATTAAAGGCCATAAAAACAATAGTCCAAAATATTTGAAATGATCTTTTAAAACCAAATATAAAAAGGTTGCTACTGCCATTGTATTTGCAGCATGTCCGGAAAAGAAACTAAACGATTTTCTAACCTGAACCACTCTGATAATGGTATTAATATCAGGATTATTACATGGTCGTAAACGCTGAAAAGTATGCTTAAACAAATTACAAGTTTGATCTGTAAAAGCAATTAAAACTGCTATAAAAAGCAATAAATATAAGGTTTGCTTTCCTCCTATTTTTTTATAAATAAGATAAAACAATAATAAAAAGAATGGAGTCCAGTATAACTGATTGGTAATAATCAGCCATAATTTATCGTATGTTTCAGAACCTAATCCATTTAGATATACCAATAAATTGATATCTAATTGTTCTATTTTTTCAAGCATATTACATTTGGCGTTTTATAGGTCCTGAAAGTGAGTCAATATCTTCTTTTACTTTGTCAATTTCTGTTGCAGTATCGCCTAACAAATTAGTCGTATCTCCTAATAAATTAGATTTTGCACTTTCAATTTCTGCATTAATATTACCCGTTAAACTGTTCAAAGATTTTGCATCAAGCCCATTTGCCTCTGCTCCTTTTTGAATTTCACTTTTAATATCGTTAGTTGCATTTTTTAGTTGAGCCATAGCTTTCCCCATTGTACGGGCAATTTCCGGCACTTTATCAGAACCAAAAAGCATTAGTACTATAAACAGTATGAAAACTAATTCTCCTCCTCCTATACCAAACATATCTTTTATTTTTGTTGTGCCACAAAGATATTAAATTTTGAAGCGCACAGTTTTAAAATTTACTTAAAAAAAAAGACTCTTTACAGAGTCTTTTTAGTTTGTTCTTAGTCAAATTTTGATTTTTGCTCAACCTTTGGCCATGAATTATTGGTTACATCAATATCAGCCGTAAGCAATTTTGGATCGATCTGAATGCTCTTAATCGCTTTTGCAGTTGCATAAACTTTCTTAGCCGTATCATTGTTTTTTCTCCAGATTTGTGCCGGATATTGATAGTTATCTTTTGTACCGTCTTCATAGGTGATTTCAACCAAAATAGGCATAATCATTCCGCCTGGTTTATTGAATTCAACTTCGTAGAAATATTTAGGCGATTTGATACTTGCTTTTTCTTCTGCAGTAAAAGTCTGATCTACGTAATCTGATAATGTTTTTACATCGTCTAATTTTAAAGCTTTTTTACTTGAAGCATTTACTTCCGGATTATCTCCTGAAACTAAGTAAACAAAAGGACCTTTTTCAAAACCAAAACGAC
The genomic region above belongs to Flavobacterium sp. and contains:
- a CDS encoding twin-arginine translocase TatA/TatE family subunit produces the protein MFGIGGGELVFILFIVLMLFGSDKVPEIARTMGKAMAQLKNATNDIKSEIQKGAEANGLDAKSLNSLTGNINAEIESAKSNLLGDTTNLLGDTATEIDKVKEDIDSLSGPIKRQM
- a CDS encoding phosphatase PAP2 family protein, whose translation is MLEKIEQLDINLLVYLNGLGSETYDKLWLIITNQLYWTPFFLLLFYLIYKKIGGKQTLYLLLFIAVLIAFTDQTCNLFKHTFQRLRPCNNPDINTIIRVVQVRKSFSFFSGHAANTMAVATFLYLVLKDHFKYFGLLFLWPLIFAYSRIYLGLHYPGDILTGYFFGALFGFLIFLAYRRLKRQYFPV